A DNA window from Drosophila pseudoobscura strain MV-25-SWS-2005 chromosome 2, UCI_Dpse_MV25, whole genome shotgun sequence contains the following coding sequences:
- the Spc25 gene encoding kinetochore protein Spc25 produces MAMTDMIDLQASEGDLSDYYMRLKKIFSNETRLQSREASISKRSSRVHKNILSAKEAIERQERDFGKLQKVLLNRNQELERRFTLGEALAQQLEVTRQRNADMEAQLLRHTTEGRQRSNELMECMHSLKQATGTYINHEAFPARLNGVSVVRADDGDIKLIPFSLDGNDADGLHTLWRSLHTRTDNASKWRKLISDQEVAGASPVTPSGSERPKATLKHSNFMPTSIIEIDLTSPTNDAS; encoded by the exons ATGGCCATGACTGATATGATCGATTTACAAGCAAGCGAGGGGGATCTATCCGACTACTATATGCGCCTCAAGAAAATCTTCAGCAACGAAACACGGTTGCAAAGCCGCGAGGCGTCCATCAGCAAACGGAGCTCCAGAGTCCACAAAAATATTC TTAGTGCCAAGGAGGCCATCGAACGGCAGGAGCGCGACTTTGGCAAGCTGCAAAAAGTGTTGCTGAACCGCAACCAGGAACTGGAACGGAGATTCACCTTGGGCGAGGCATTGGCGCAGCAGCTCGAGGTGACCCGGCAGCGCAACGCGGACATGGAGGCGCAGCTGTTGCGGCACACGACGGAGGGCAGGCAGCGCAGCAACGAGCTGATGGAATG CATGCACAGTCTCAAGCAGGCAACGGGGACGTACATCAACCACGAGGCGTTCCCGGCGCGTCTCAATGGTGTCAGCGTAGTGCGGGCCGACGACGGCGACATCAAGTTGATACCCTTCTCTTTGGACGGCAACGACGCCGACGGCCTGCACACGCTGTGGCGGTCTTTACACACCCGCACTGACAATGCCAGCAAGTGGCGGAAGCTCATTTCGGACCAGGAGGTGGCTGGGGCCAGTCCAGTTACCCCAAGCGGGAGTGAGAGACCGAAGGCGACGTTGAAGCACAGCAACTTTATGCCGACATCTATAATTGAGATTGATCTCACCTCGCCGACAAATGACGCCTCATGA
- the Cyp304a1 gene encoding probable cytochrome P450 304a1 has product MLTELLLTICSAAFLFLSYRYAVGRPVGFPPGPPRIPFFGSYLFLLLINYKYLHKAALTLTRWYKSDIIGLHVGKFPVAVVHSGEGVREVLNNQVFDGRPGIFLAAMRDPGDDVRGIFFQEGALWKEQRRFILRYLRDFGFGRRFDELELVIKEQITDMLDMIRNGPKYPHEHHLVKPGGYRVQLPLLFNPFSVNCHFHVVYNERQSREDMAGLVRLVQMGMQFQRHADDYGRLLSIMPWIRHVWPEWSGYKKLNESNQFMRQYFAEIVDRHIETYEEGSERNFIDLYISEMKSCPGHGFNRDQFIMGLLDFSIPAFTAVGVQLSLLIQYLMLYPSVMERIQQEIEEVVGCGRLPTLEDRKNMHYTEATIRESMRIETLVPSDVPHKALADTELLGYHIPKDTIVVPSLYAYHSDARVWSDPEQFRPERFLDDQGELCLKLDVSFPFGAGKRLCAGETFARNMLFLMTAAMCQNFNYVLAPGDQLPDLSKNQNGLIITPPDFWVQLENRRCG; this is encoded by the exons ATGCTCACCGAACTACTCCTGACGATCTGCTCGGCGGCGTTCCTATTTCTCTCGTACAGATATGCCGTCGGTCGGCCAGTCGGCTTTCCGCCGG GTCCGCCGCGAATCCCCTTCTTCGGCAGCTACctcttcctgctgctgatcAACTACAAGTACCTGCACAAGGCCGCCCTCACCCTGACCAGGTGGTACAAGTCGGACATCATCGGCCTCCACGTTGGCAAGTTTCCCGTGGCCGTGGTCCACAGTGGCGAGGGCGTGCGCGAGGTCCTCAACAACCAAGTCTTCGACGGCCGTCCCGGTATCTTCCTCGCGGCCATGCGCGACCCCGGCGACGATGTTCGCG GAATCTTCTTCCAGGAGGGTGCGCTCTGGAAGGAGCAGCGACGCTTCATTCTGCGGTACCTGCGAGACTTTGGCTTCGGCCGGCGCTTTGACGAACTGGAGCTGGTCATCAAGGAGCAGATCACGGACATGCTGGACATGATCCGAAACGGACCGAAATACCCGCACGAGCACCATCTGGTGAAGCCGGGCGGCTACAGGgtgcagctgccgctgctcttcAATCCCTTTTCGGTGAACTGTCACTTCCACGTCGTGTACAACGAACGCCAGTCGCGTGAGGACATGGCCGGACTGGTGCGCCTGGTCCAGATGGGAATGCAGTTCCAGCGCCACGCCGACGACTACGGCAGGCTGCTGAGCATCATGCCATGGATCCGGCACGTCTGGCCCGAGTGGAGTGGCTACAAGAAGCTCAACGAGTCGAACCAGTTCATGCGCCAGTACTTTGCGGAAATCGTGGACCGCCACATCGAGACCTACGAGGAGGGCAGCGAGCGCAACTTCATTGATCTGTACATCAGCGAGATGAAGAGCTGCCCCGGACACGGCTTCAACCGGGACCAGTTCATCATGGGCCTCCTCGACTTCTCCATCCCAGCCTTCACCGCTGTCGGCGTACAGCTGTCCCTGCTCATCCAGTACCTGATGCTGTACCCCTCGGTCATGGAGCGTATCCAGCAGGAGATCGAAGAGGTCGTGGGCTGCGGCCGCCTGCCCACGCTTGAGGATCGGAAGAACATGCACTACACTGAGGCCACCATCCGCGAGAGCATGCGCATCGAGACACTGGTGCCCTCCGATGTGCCGCACAAGGCCCTGGCCGATACTGAGCTCCTGGGCTATCACATACCCAAG GATACCATTGTGGTGCCCAGTCTCTATGCCTATCACTCGGATGCGCGAGTCTGGTCGGATCCGGAGCAGTTCCGTCCCGAGCGCTTCCTGGACGACCAGGGCGAGCTCTGCCTCAAGCTGGACGTGTCCTTCCCGTTTGGGGCGGGAAAGCGGCTCTGCGCGGGCGAGACCTTCGCACGGAACATGCTCTTCCTCATGACGGCGGCCATGTGCCAGAACTTCAACTATGTCCTGGCGCCGGGCGACCAACTGCCCGATCTGTCCAAGAACCAGAATGGGCTAATAATCACTCCGCCCGATTTCTGGGTGCAGCTGGAGaaccgaagatgtggatga